One genomic segment of Vespa crabro chromosome 3, iyVesCrab1.2, whole genome shotgun sequence includes these proteins:
- the LOC124423079 gene encoding protein jim lovell-like isoform X1: MSRKKQSSSDDRSMKKDQDDSSSAVIASLEDENLNEDDSVPEIVLSNKGGPKLIHNGYMYTMHKKQPQHIRWRCVGRTTYCRGSLITTENCTKPRIRMEHNHKPDFAAAQVARKRYLALGKPRVLMMSSEEKGNIRQPFDGTESVAILSRRKTDEVDKCKNHDDRQRWEKRTAIRKILQSNTPASQSNTTTTKTIRIATQSFVRPHIRNIAPAPSPQQQQQRQPKTLVLKTIPLKVKQVAPTTIKMPPRQTPQGMPQNIVHQQPTEVCLRWNSYHSNMQNSFPSLLDSEQFVDVTLACEGRSLKCHKMILSSCSDYLADLLRENPCQHPIILMKDLKFWEVEALVKFMYRGEVNVAHDKLPQLLNAAEALQVKGLAAGPSSSSQNSKPPMLIPQTKPLISQPVVPQIVPETKENKPSASSVPPSSSPKRAQKRQQSEPPEPRPFTKIRLQRPITPTSPPTTVKTEPLDIPLSPTEIFPESNEDNSNPVNFEKLISFHEEDDPGGDDLNDENREINFCEIPGPPDLNDCEDQMEFVPTDFLEQEQDIVEESEPGCNKDSKDDLTDHSSVDAGEGDDERDGEEEEEEDPCSKEDKTE, translated from the exons atgtcACGAAAAAAGCAATCGTCTTCCGACGATCGTTCAATGAAAAAAGACCAAGATGACTCGAGTAGTGCCGTGATAGCATCACTGGAGGACGAAAATTTGAATGAGGACGATTCCGTTCCCGAG ATTGTTTTATCGAACAAAGGTGGCCCAAAATTGATTCACAATGGTTACATGTATACGATGCACAAAAAACAGCCTCAACATATCCGTTGGAGATGCGTCGGTAGAACAACGTATTGTAGAGGAAGCCTTATAACGACGGAAAATTGTACGAAGCCGCGAATAAGAATGGAGCACAATCATAAACCGGATTTCGCAGCTGCTCAAGTAGCAAGAAAACGTTATTTGGCACTTGGCAAACCGCGCGTATTAATGA TGTCATctgaagagaaaggaaacatTCGTCAGCCATTCGATGGGACGGAATCTGTCGCAATCTTATCTAGAAGAAAGACAGACGAAGTCGATAAATGTAAAAACCACGATGATCGTCAGCGATGGGAGAAGCGTACTGCTATACGAAAAA ttTTACAGTCTAACACGCCTGCCTCGCAATCTAACACGACCACCACTAAAACCATCAGAATAGCAACCCAATCTTTCGTAAGACCACATATTAGGAATATTGCCCCAGCTCCATCgccacaacaacaacagcagcgaCAACCAAAGACTCTTGTATTAAAAACTATACCATTAAAGGTGAAGCAGGTTGCGCCAACGACGATCAAGATGCCACCGAGACAAACTCCGCAGGGCATGCCACAAAATATTGTCCATCAACAACCTACGGAG GTTTGTCTAAGGTGGAATAGTTATCACAGTAACATGCAGAATAGTTTCCCGTCCCTTCTGGATTCGGAACAATTCGTTGACGTAACTTTAGCTTGCGAAGGACGATCTCTGAAATGTCACAAGATGATATTATCCTCGTGTAGCGATTATCTAGCAGACTTGTTACGAGAAAATCCTTGCCAGCATCCTATCATCTTGATGAAAGATCTCAAATTCTGGGAGGTTGAAGCGCTGGTTAAGTTCATGTATCGCGGTGAAGTTAACGTTGCTCACGACAAATTACCTCAATTATTAAATGCAGCCGAAGCTTTACAGGTTAAAGGATTAGCAGCAGGTCCTAGTTCCTCCTCGCAG AACTCGAAACCACCGATGCTTATACCTCAAACAAAACCGTTAATATCTCAACCAGTAGTGCCACAAATCGTACCAGAAACCAAAGAGAACAAGCCTTCCGCTTCTAGcgttcctccttcttctaGTCCCAAACGCGCGCAAAAAAGACAACAATCGGAACCTCCTGAGCCACGGCCATTCACAAAAATTCGTTTACAAAGACCAATCACACCAACGTCTCCACCTACGACAGTGAAAACTGAACCCTTGGATATACCTCTAAGTCCCACTGAAATATTTCCTGAAAGTAACGAGGATAACTCTAATCCAGTGAATTTTGAAAAGCTTATTAGTTTTCATGAGGAAGACGATCCAGGTGGTGATGATCTCAACGATGAAAAcagagaaattaatttctgCGAGATACCGGGTCCACCGGATTTGAATGATTGCGAAGATCAGATGGAATTTGTACCTACGGACTTTCTAGAACAAGAACAGGACATCGTTGAAGAATCGGAACCAGGTtgtaataaggatagtaaagACGATTTAACCGATCACAGTTCTGTTGATGCTGGGGAAGGCGATGACGAACGagatggagaagaagaagaagaagaagacccATGTTCGAAAGAGGACAAGACAGAGtaa
- the LOC124423079 gene encoding protein jim lovell-like isoform X2 translates to MYTMHKKQPQHIRWRCVGRTTYCRGSLITTENCTKPRIRMEHNHKPDFAAAQVARKRYLALGKPRVLMMSSEEKGNIRQPFDGTESVAILSRRKTDEVDKCKNHDDRQRWEKRTAIRKILQSNTPASQSNTTTTKTIRIATQSFVRPHIRNIAPAPSPQQQQQRQPKTLVLKTIPLKVKQVAPTTIKMPPRQTPQGMPQNIVHQQPTEVCLRWNSYHSNMQNSFPSLLDSEQFVDVTLACEGRSLKCHKMILSSCSDYLADLLRENPCQHPIILMKDLKFWEVEALVKFMYRGEVNVAHDKLPQLLNAAEALQVKGLAAGPSSSSQNSKPPMLIPQTKPLISQPVVPQIVPETKENKPSASSVPPSSSPKRAQKRQQSEPPEPRPFTKIRLQRPITPTSPPTTVKTEPLDIPLSPTEIFPESNEDNSNPVNFEKLISFHEEDDPGGDDLNDENREINFCEIPGPPDLNDCEDQMEFVPTDFLEQEQDIVEESEPGCNKDSKDDLTDHSSVDAGEGDDERDGEEEEEEDPCSKEDKTE, encoded by the exons ATGTATACGATGCACAAAAAACAGCCTCAACATATCCGTTGGAGATGCGTCGGTAGAACAACGTATTGTAGAGGAAGCCTTATAACGACGGAAAATTGTACGAAGCCGCGAATAAGAATGGAGCACAATCATAAACCGGATTTCGCAGCTGCTCAAGTAGCAAGAAAACGTTATTTGGCACTTGGCAAACCGCGCGTATTAATGA TGTCATctgaagagaaaggaaacatTCGTCAGCCATTCGATGGGACGGAATCTGTCGCAATCTTATCTAGAAGAAAGACAGACGAAGTCGATAAATGTAAAAACCACGATGATCGTCAGCGATGGGAGAAGCGTACTGCTATACGAAAAA ttTTACAGTCTAACACGCCTGCCTCGCAATCTAACACGACCACCACTAAAACCATCAGAATAGCAACCCAATCTTTCGTAAGACCACATATTAGGAATATTGCCCCAGCTCCATCgccacaacaacaacagcagcgaCAACCAAAGACTCTTGTATTAAAAACTATACCATTAAAGGTGAAGCAGGTTGCGCCAACGACGATCAAGATGCCACCGAGACAAACTCCGCAGGGCATGCCACAAAATATTGTCCATCAACAACCTACGGAG GTTTGTCTAAGGTGGAATAGTTATCACAGTAACATGCAGAATAGTTTCCCGTCCCTTCTGGATTCGGAACAATTCGTTGACGTAACTTTAGCTTGCGAAGGACGATCTCTGAAATGTCACAAGATGATATTATCCTCGTGTAGCGATTATCTAGCAGACTTGTTACGAGAAAATCCTTGCCAGCATCCTATCATCTTGATGAAAGATCTCAAATTCTGGGAGGTTGAAGCGCTGGTTAAGTTCATGTATCGCGGTGAAGTTAACGTTGCTCACGACAAATTACCTCAATTATTAAATGCAGCCGAAGCTTTACAGGTTAAAGGATTAGCAGCAGGTCCTAGTTCCTCCTCGCAG AACTCGAAACCACCGATGCTTATACCTCAAACAAAACCGTTAATATCTCAACCAGTAGTGCCACAAATCGTACCAGAAACCAAAGAGAACAAGCCTTCCGCTTCTAGcgttcctccttcttctaGTCCCAAACGCGCGCAAAAAAGACAACAATCGGAACCTCCTGAGCCACGGCCATTCACAAAAATTCGTTTACAAAGACCAATCACACCAACGTCTCCACCTACGACAGTGAAAACTGAACCCTTGGATATACCTCTAAGTCCCACTGAAATATTTCCTGAAAGTAACGAGGATAACTCTAATCCAGTGAATTTTGAAAAGCTTATTAGTTTTCATGAGGAAGACGATCCAGGTGGTGATGATCTCAACGATGAAAAcagagaaattaatttctgCGAGATACCGGGTCCACCGGATTTGAATGATTGCGAAGATCAGATGGAATTTGTACCTACGGACTTTCTAGAACAAGAACAGGACATCGTTGAAGAATCGGAACCAGGTtgtaataaggatagtaaagACGATTTAACCGATCACAGTTCTGTTGATGCTGGGGAAGGCGATGACGAACGagatggagaagaagaagaagaagaagacccATGTTCGAAAGAGGACAAGACAGAGtaa
- the LOC124423079 gene encoding protein jim lovell-like isoform X3, with product MKQEPEDEEDCYLEDNGMPAASPASSPPSAASRHTSTTHRVRSHARSLRAMANPSAVWAHFDLCANDPLRAQCRICGAVVVRGGANPRQCGTTNLHRHLRVHHGGRLVGRRYHVLQSNTPASQSNTTTTKTIRIATQSFVRPHIRNIAPAPSPQQQQQRQPKTLVLKTIPLKVKQVAPTTIKMPPRQTPQGMPQNIVHQQPTEVCLRWNSYHSNMQNSFPSLLDSEQFVDVTLACEGRSLKCHKMILSSCSDYLADLLRENPCQHPIILMKDLKFWEVEALVKFMYRGEVNVAHDKLPQLLNAAEALQVKGLAAGPSSSSQNSKPPMLIPQTKPLISQPVVPQIVPETKENKPSASSVPPSSSPKRAQKRQQSEPPEPRPFTKIRLQRPITPTSPPTTVKTEPLDIPLSPTEIFPESNEDNSNPVNFEKLISFHEEDDPGGDDLNDENREINFCEIPGPPDLNDCEDQMEFVPTDFLEQEQDIVEESEPGCNKDSKDDLTDHSSVDAGEGDDERDGEEEEEEDPCSKEDKTE from the exons ATGAAGCAGGAACCGGAAGACGAGGAGGATTGTTACCTCGAGGACAATGGAATGCCTGCTGCGTCGCCTGCTTCCTCGCCACCCTCTGCTGCTAGCAGACACACTAGTACGACCCACAGGGTAAGATCGCATGCGCGCAGTCTCCGAGCGATGGCCAATCCCAGCGCAGTTTGGGCTCACTTCGACCTCTGTGCGAATGACCCACTGCGTGCCCAGTGCCGTATATGCGGTGCCGTTGTTGTTAGGGGTGGCGCAAATCCTCGACAATGCGGCACCACCAATCTCCATCGGCATCTCAGAGTACATCATGGTGGCAGACTCGTCGGCAGACGTTATCACG ttTTACAGTCTAACACGCCTGCCTCGCAATCTAACACGACCACCACTAAAACCATCAGAATAGCAACCCAATCTTTCGTAAGACCACATATTAGGAATATTGCCCCAGCTCCATCgccacaacaacaacagcagcgaCAACCAAAGACTCTTGTATTAAAAACTATACCATTAAAGGTGAAGCAGGTTGCGCCAACGACGATCAAGATGCCACCGAGACAAACTCCGCAGGGCATGCCACAAAATATTGTCCATCAACAACCTACGGAG GTTTGTCTAAGGTGGAATAGTTATCACAGTAACATGCAGAATAGTTTCCCGTCCCTTCTGGATTCGGAACAATTCGTTGACGTAACTTTAGCTTGCGAAGGACGATCTCTGAAATGTCACAAGATGATATTATCCTCGTGTAGCGATTATCTAGCAGACTTGTTACGAGAAAATCCTTGCCAGCATCCTATCATCTTGATGAAAGATCTCAAATTCTGGGAGGTTGAAGCGCTGGTTAAGTTCATGTATCGCGGTGAAGTTAACGTTGCTCACGACAAATTACCTCAATTATTAAATGCAGCCGAAGCTTTACAGGTTAAAGGATTAGCAGCAGGTCCTAGTTCCTCCTCGCAG AACTCGAAACCACCGATGCTTATACCTCAAACAAAACCGTTAATATCTCAACCAGTAGTGCCACAAATCGTACCAGAAACCAAAGAGAACAAGCCTTCCGCTTCTAGcgttcctccttcttctaGTCCCAAACGCGCGCAAAAAAGACAACAATCGGAACCTCCTGAGCCACGGCCATTCACAAAAATTCGTTTACAAAGACCAATCACACCAACGTCTCCACCTACGACAGTGAAAACTGAACCCTTGGATATACCTCTAAGTCCCACTGAAATATTTCCTGAAAGTAACGAGGATAACTCTAATCCAGTGAATTTTGAAAAGCTTATTAGTTTTCATGAGGAAGACGATCCAGGTGGTGATGATCTCAACGATGAAAAcagagaaattaatttctgCGAGATACCGGGTCCACCGGATTTGAATGATTGCGAAGATCAGATGGAATTTGTACCTACGGACTTTCTAGAACAAGAACAGGACATCGTTGAAGAATCGGAACCAGGTtgtaataaggatagtaaagACGATTTAACCGATCACAGTTCTGTTGATGCTGGGGAAGGCGATGACGAACGagatggagaagaagaagaagaagaagacccATGTTCGAAAGAGGACAAGACAGAGtaa
- the LOC124423083 gene encoding CUE domain-containing protein 2 isoform X1, whose protein sequence is MILFVDFDIQHIIVLRMSRIMDEKEELVKKALFSFVRKQVPTAQLSLIDDIVLSYVVSMVEENAMEEELDVDGLCEMVSACLPEFSTIEKEAVSKWLVDVESKLRQGSKENENCQPHDPLSHISLAALLPPGTQRMRVHHLSETSDAGSDSSGEYFSEESSWHQVALLQEMFPAASPAEARHCLAVAGGDIAKAAQLALHRQEAGQSIVSNLTFLTPNGRNKARVNDEELKSRIIARYSYVDRDDDSREHRPVAPKTEPKKLVRYLDNKIVSVKGERYTEVRRGGEDEEGNEGGRKRGHCRP, encoded by the exons atgatattattcgTAG atTTTGACATCCAACATATAATTGTATTgag aatGAGCCGCATAATGGATGAGAAAGAAGAGTTAGTAAAAAAAGCTTTATTTAGCTTTGTGAGGAAACAAGTACCTACTGCACAGCTAAG TTTAATTGATGACATTGTACTCAGCTATGTAGTAAGCATGGTAGAAGAAAATGCTATGGAGGAAGAGTTAGATGTAGATGGTCTATGCGAAATGGTTTCTGCTTGTCTTCCTGAATTTTCAACAATTGAAAAAGAAGCTGTATCAAAATGGTTAGTTGATGTTGAGAGTAAACTACGTCAGGGAAgtaaggaaaatgaaaactgCCAACCTCATGATCCATTGAGTCATATTAGCTTGGCAGCTCTTTTACCACCTGGTACTCAGAGAATGCGAGTTCATCATCTCTCAGAAACAAGTGATGCGGGTAGTGATTCCAGCGGAGAATATTTCTCtgag GAATCATCTTGGCATCAAGTCGCACTTCTACAAGAAATGTTTCCAGCAGCAAGCCCAGCTGAAGCTCGACATTGTTTAGCAGTTGCTGGAGGTGACATAGCCAAAGCAGCACAATTAGCTTTACATCGTCAAGAAGCTGGTCAAAGTATTGTTAGTAATCTCACATTTTTAACG CCGAATGGTCGAAATAAAGCCAGAGTAAATGACGAGGAATTGAAGTCACGTATCATCGCCCGGTATAGTTACGTCGACAGGGATGATGATTCTCGTGAGCATCGTCCGGTTGCGCCTAAAACAGAACCAAAGAAGTTAGTGCGCTATCTCGACAATAAAATCGTAAGTGTAAAAGGTGAACGTTATACTGAAGTGCGAAGAGGAGGCGAAGATGAGGAAGGCAACGAAGGCGGTAGAAAACGAGGTCATTGCCGTCCGTAA
- the LOC124423083 gene encoding CUE domain-containing protein 2 isoform X2, whose translation MSRIMDEKEELVKKALFSFVRKQVPTAQLSLIDDIVLSYVVSMVEENAMEEELDVDGLCEMVSACLPEFSTIEKEAVSKWLVDVESKLRQGSKENENCQPHDPLSHISLAALLPPGTQRMRVHHLSETSDAGSDSSGEYFSEESSWHQVALLQEMFPAASPAEARHCLAVAGGDIAKAAQLALHRQEAGQSIVSNLTFLTPNGRNKARVNDEELKSRIIARYSYVDRDDDSREHRPVAPKTEPKKLVRYLDNKIVSVKGERYTEVRRGGEDEEGNEGGRKRGHCRP comes from the exons atGAGCCGCATAATGGATGAGAAAGAAGAGTTAGTAAAAAAAGCTTTATTTAGCTTTGTGAGGAAACAAGTACCTACTGCACAGCTAAG TTTAATTGATGACATTGTACTCAGCTATGTAGTAAGCATGGTAGAAGAAAATGCTATGGAGGAAGAGTTAGATGTAGATGGTCTATGCGAAATGGTTTCTGCTTGTCTTCCTGAATTTTCAACAATTGAAAAAGAAGCTGTATCAAAATGGTTAGTTGATGTTGAGAGTAAACTACGTCAGGGAAgtaaggaaaatgaaaactgCCAACCTCATGATCCATTGAGTCATATTAGCTTGGCAGCTCTTTTACCACCTGGTACTCAGAGAATGCGAGTTCATCATCTCTCAGAAACAAGTGATGCGGGTAGTGATTCCAGCGGAGAATATTTCTCtgag GAATCATCTTGGCATCAAGTCGCACTTCTACAAGAAATGTTTCCAGCAGCAAGCCCAGCTGAAGCTCGACATTGTTTAGCAGTTGCTGGAGGTGACATAGCCAAAGCAGCACAATTAGCTTTACATCGTCAAGAAGCTGGTCAAAGTATTGTTAGTAATCTCACATTTTTAACG CCGAATGGTCGAAATAAAGCCAGAGTAAATGACGAGGAATTGAAGTCACGTATCATCGCCCGGTATAGTTACGTCGACAGGGATGATGATTCTCGTGAGCATCGTCCGGTTGCGCCTAAAACAGAACCAAAGAAGTTAGTGCGCTATCTCGACAATAAAATCGTAAGTGTAAAAGGTGAACGTTATACTGAAGTGCGAAGAGGAGGCGAAGATGAGGAAGGCAACGAAGGCGGTAGAAAACGAGGTCATTGCCGTCCGTAA
- the LOC124423082 gene encoding serine/threonine-protein kinase rio2 isoform X1: MGKLNVTMLRYLTKEDFRVLTAIEMGMKNHELVPASLAAQIANLRYGGVHKLLKELCKHRLLSYERGKHYDGYRLTNAGYDYLALKVLTQRGIVGSFGNQIGIGKESNIYVVADEEGNPVCLKLHRLGRTCFRNIKGKRDYHQHRKSASWLYLSRISATREFAYMKALMDRGFPVPKPIDFNRHCVVMELVEGGPLCGVYEVNDVEALYDELMNLIVTLGNYGVIHGDFNEFNIMITNDGKPIIIDFPQMISTEHINAELYFERDVNCIRDFFKRRFGYESELYPTFKDVLREDCVDIEIKASGLTKQMEKDLLIEMGFEKDESDGTYDDDDNDNNVQELNVENEIDNLRSEVEQLMQEDIPSSRYKQEEKIESLKEEVDTNIEIRRHQINDSKDNDNIDKKNKSIENKPDIPCEIGTMANLNTVFSSNCTNTLETDSIDDNEFSDLNSVRSVSTAATISPNVIKKRTKQSLEKRERKGLSRKILVKGEASAVTRVRRENRDTIKQSTTGIWGWE, encoded by the exons ATGGGAAAGTTAAATGTTACGATGTTACGTTATTTAACGAAAGAAGATTTCCGTGTATTGACGGCT ATTGAAATGGGTATGAAAAATCATGAACTTGTACCAGCTTCACTTGCTGCACAGATAGCAAATTTGCGTTATGGTGGTgttcataaattattaaaggaaCTGTGTAAGCATCGATTACTCAGTTATGAAAGAGGAAAACATT ATGATGGTTATCGTTTGACAAATGCTGGTTATGATTACTTAGCCTTAAAAGTATTGACACAAAGAGGCATTGTTGGTTCTTTTGGCAACCAAATAGGTATTGGAAAAGAATCGAACATTTATGTAGTTGCAGACGAAGAAGGAAATCCAGTCTGCTTGAAGTTACATAGATTAGGTAGAACATGCTTCAGAAAtatcaaaggaaaaagagattatCATCAGCACAGAAAATCTGCATCCTGGTTGTATCTATCTCGAATATCAGCAACAAGAGAGTTTGCTTATATGAAAGCGCTCATGGATAGAGGATTTCCAGTACCAAAACCCATTGATTTTAATCGACATTGTGTTGTTATGGAGCTGGTTGAAGGTGGACCTTT GTGTGGTGTTTATGAAGTAAATGATGTGGAAGCATTGTATGATGAATTGATGAATTTAATTGTCACACTTGGAAATTATGGTGTTATCCATGgtgattttaatgaatttaatattatgataacgAATGATGGTAAaccaattattattgattttccaCAAATGATTTCCACCGAGCATATAAATGCAGAGCTTTATTTTGAAAGAGATGTCAATTGTATTCgtgatttttttaaaagaagattTGGATATGAAAGTGAACTCTATCCTACCTTCAAAGATGTTTT acgAGAAGATTGTGTTGATATAGAAATTAAAGCTAGTGGTCTTACAAAACAGATGGAAAAAGATCTATTAATAGAAATGGGTTTCGAAAAGGATGAAAGTGACGGAAcgtatgatgatgatgataatgataataatgttcaagaattaaatgtcgaaaatgaaatagataatTTACGATCAGAAGTGGAACAATTGATGCAAGAAGATATACCTTCATCAAGATATaaacaggaagaaaaaattgaatctttaaaagaagaagttgaTACAAATATCGAAATAAGACGACACCAAATAAATGAcagtaaagataatgataatatagataaaaaaaataaatcgatagaaaataaacctGACATTCCATGCGAAATTGGAACTATGGCAAATTTAAATACTGTTTTTTCGTCAAATTGTACTAACACATTAGAGACTGATTCTATTGATGATAATGAATTTAGTGATCTAAACAGTGTCAGAAGTGTTTCGACAGCAGCCACTATATCAccgaatgtaataaaaaagagaacaaaacaaTCTctagaaaaacgagaaaggaagGGCCTTTCTAGAAAGATTCTAGTGAAAGGTGAAGCTAGTGCAGTAACTAGAGTTAGAAGGGAAAATAGAGATACTATCAAACAGTCTACTACAGGTATATGGGGTTGGGagtaa
- the LOC124423082 gene encoding serine/threonine-protein kinase rio2 isoform X2, with product MGKLNVTMLRYLTKEDFRVLTAIEMGMKNHELVPASLAAQIANLRYGGVHKLLKELYDGYRLTNAGYDYLALKVLTQRGIVGSFGNQIGIGKESNIYVVADEEGNPVCLKLHRLGRTCFRNIKGKRDYHQHRKSASWLYLSRISATREFAYMKALMDRGFPVPKPIDFNRHCVVMELVEGGPLCGVYEVNDVEALYDELMNLIVTLGNYGVIHGDFNEFNIMITNDGKPIIIDFPQMISTEHINAELYFERDVNCIRDFFKRRFGYESELYPTFKDVLREDCVDIEIKASGLTKQMEKDLLIEMGFEKDESDGTYDDDDNDNNVQELNVENEIDNLRSEVEQLMQEDIPSSRYKQEEKIESLKEEVDTNIEIRRHQINDSKDNDNIDKKNKSIENKPDIPCEIGTMANLNTVFSSNCTNTLETDSIDDNEFSDLNSVRSVSTAATISPNVIKKRTKQSLEKRERKGLSRKILVKGEASAVTRVRRENRDTIKQSTTGIWGWE from the exons ATGGGAAAGTTAAATGTTACGATGTTACGTTATTTAACGAAAGAAGATTTCCGTGTATTGACGGCT ATTGAAATGGGTATGAAAAATCATGAACTTGTACCAGCTTCACTTGCTGCACAGATAGCAAATTTGCGTTATGGTGGTgttcataaattattaaaggaaCTGT ATGATGGTTATCGTTTGACAAATGCTGGTTATGATTACTTAGCCTTAAAAGTATTGACACAAAGAGGCATTGTTGGTTCTTTTGGCAACCAAATAGGTATTGGAAAAGAATCGAACATTTATGTAGTTGCAGACGAAGAAGGAAATCCAGTCTGCTTGAAGTTACATAGATTAGGTAGAACATGCTTCAGAAAtatcaaaggaaaaagagattatCATCAGCACAGAAAATCTGCATCCTGGTTGTATCTATCTCGAATATCAGCAACAAGAGAGTTTGCTTATATGAAAGCGCTCATGGATAGAGGATTTCCAGTACCAAAACCCATTGATTTTAATCGACATTGTGTTGTTATGGAGCTGGTTGAAGGTGGACCTTT GTGTGGTGTTTATGAAGTAAATGATGTGGAAGCATTGTATGATGAATTGATGAATTTAATTGTCACACTTGGAAATTATGGTGTTATCCATGgtgattttaatgaatttaatattatgataacgAATGATGGTAAaccaattattattgattttccaCAAATGATTTCCACCGAGCATATAAATGCAGAGCTTTATTTTGAAAGAGATGTCAATTGTATTCgtgatttttttaaaagaagattTGGATATGAAAGTGAACTCTATCCTACCTTCAAAGATGTTTT acgAGAAGATTGTGTTGATATAGAAATTAAAGCTAGTGGTCTTACAAAACAGATGGAAAAAGATCTATTAATAGAAATGGGTTTCGAAAAGGATGAAAGTGACGGAAcgtatgatgatgatgataatgataataatgttcaagaattaaatgtcgaaaatgaaatagataatTTACGATCAGAAGTGGAACAATTGATGCAAGAAGATATACCTTCATCAAGATATaaacaggaagaaaaaattgaatctttaaaagaagaagttgaTACAAATATCGAAATAAGACGACACCAAATAAATGAcagtaaagataatgataatatagataaaaaaaataaatcgatagaaaataaacctGACATTCCATGCGAAATTGGAACTATGGCAAATTTAAATACTGTTTTTTCGTCAAATTGTACTAACACATTAGAGACTGATTCTATTGATGATAATGAATTTAGTGATCTAAACAGTGTCAGAAGTGTTTCGACAGCAGCCACTATATCAccgaatgtaataaaaaagagaacaaaacaaTCTctagaaaaacgagaaaggaagGGCCTTTCTAGAAAGATTCTAGTGAAAGGTGAAGCTAGTGCAGTAACTAGAGTTAGAAGGGAAAATAGAGATACTATCAAACAGTCTACTACAGGTATATGGGGTTGGGagtaa